A stretch of the Ischnura elegans chromosome 5, ioIscEleg1.1, whole genome shotgun sequence genome encodes the following:
- the LOC124159059 gene encoding gamma-glutamyl hydrolase-like isoform X1: MENIIQMFVKREKLSFALYERFFLFFLLFVVSGARSVPLAELKGPNNRPIIGILSQEITEDSIKNNFPNYTSYIAASYVKYLEGAGARVVPIMINQRDEYYDNIVNSVNGVLYPGGGVDLKDSGYGRAGQLIYNLATHLNTVGDYFPVWGTCLGFEMLTFIATGKRILTDCSANNEALPLKFSDGYQESKLFQNAPEEILSLLQTKPITANFHHFCLTEKNFVSSGLGEQYNMMSLSTDYSNESFVSAMESKTLPIYGVQFHPEKNSYEWNINSTGIPHSAEATRVGQYFAEFFVNEARKSGHSFPSPEEEARALIYNYEAFPTGFIGAAFDQCYLFN; this comes from the exons atggaaaatatcattcaaatgttcgtcaaaagagaaaaattgtcaTTCGCCCTGTATGAGAGATTCTTTTTGTTTTTCCTCCTATTTGTGGTTTCTGGTGCACGCAGTGTGCCTTTGGCAGAGCTTAAAGGACCAAACAACCGGCCGATAATTG GTATTTTGTCCCAAGAAATAACAGAGGATTCTATAAAGAATAATTTCCCAAACTATACCAGCTACATAGCAGCTTCTTATGTTAAATATTTGGAAGGAGCAGGGGCTAGAGTTGTCCCTATTAT gatAAATCAAAGAGATGAGTACTACGATAACATTGTGAATTCTGTTAATGG TGTACTCTATCCTGGAGGTGGTGTGGACTTAAAAGATTCAGGATATGGCCGAGCTGGTCAATTAATTTATAATCTAGCAACTCACCTAAATACTGTTGGTGATTACTTTCCAGTATGGGGAACATGTCTTGGCTTTGAAATGTTGACATTTATTGCTACTGGGAAGAGAATCTTAACTGATTGCTCAGCAAATAATGAAGCTCTTCCATTGAAATTTAGTGATG GGTATCAGGAAAGCAAGCTATTTCAGAATGCACCTGAGGAAATTTTGAGCTTGCTGCAAACTAAACCTATCACTgcaaattttcatcatttctgcCTTACTGAAAAG AATTTTGTTTCTTCTGGCTTAGGTGAACAGTATAATATGATGTCTTTGAGCACAGATTATAGCAACGAATCTTTTGTCTCTGCAATGGAGAGTAAGACATTACCAATATATGGAGTTCAGTTTCATCCTGAAAAGAATTCATATGAGTGGAATATTAATTCAACTGGCATTCCACATTCTGCTGAAGCCACTCGTGTTGGACaatattttgctgaattttttgtgaatgaaG CTCGTAAAAGTGGCCATTCATTCCCTTCACCAGAGGAAGAAGCTCGTGCCTTGATTTACAATTATGAGGCATTTCCTACAGGTTTCATCGGTGCCGCATTTGATCAATGTTACTTATTTAATTAG
- the LOC124159059 gene encoding gamma-glutamyl hydrolase-like isoform X2 produces MKDKVFATIMPCNVRGVISLLLFVTNLLILFVACNGKPTFTIKRPIIGILSQEITEDSIKNNFPNYTSYIAASYVKYLEGAGARVVPIMINQRDEYYDNIVNSVNGVLYPGGGVDLKDSGYGRAGQLIYNLATHLNTVGDYFPVWGTCLGFEMLTFIATGKRILTDCSANNEALPLKFSDGYQESKLFQNAPEEILSLLQTKPITANFHHFCLTEKNFVSSGLGEQYNMMSLSTDYSNESFVSAMESKTLPIYGVQFHPEKNSYEWNINSTGIPHSAEATRVGQYFAEFFVNEARKSGHSFPSPEEEARALIYNYEAFPTGFIGAAFDQCYLFN; encoded by the exons ATGAAAGACAAGGTTTTCGCTACAATTATGCCTTGTAACGTCCGAGGAGTTATTTCTCTACTGTTATTTGTCACAAATTTACTGATCCTGTTTGTGGCATGTAATGGCAAGCCTACTTTTACGATCAAGCGGCCCATTATAg GTATTTTGTCCCAAGAAATAACAGAGGATTCTATAAAGAATAATTTCCCAAACTATACCAGCTACATAGCAGCTTCTTATGTTAAATATTTGGAAGGAGCAGGGGCTAGAGTTGTCCCTATTAT gatAAATCAAAGAGATGAGTACTACGATAACATTGTGAATTCTGTTAATGG TGTACTCTATCCTGGAGGTGGTGTGGACTTAAAAGATTCAGGATATGGCCGAGCTGGTCAATTAATTTATAATCTAGCAACTCACCTAAATACTGTTGGTGATTACTTTCCAGTATGGGGAACATGTCTTGGCTTTGAAATGTTGACATTTATTGCTACTGGGAAGAGAATCTTAACTGATTGCTCAGCAAATAATGAAGCTCTTCCATTGAAATTTAGTGATG GGTATCAGGAAAGCAAGCTATTTCAGAATGCACCTGAGGAAATTTTGAGCTTGCTGCAAACTAAACCTATCACTgcaaattttcatcatttctgcCTTACTGAAAAG AATTTTGTTTCTTCTGGCTTAGGTGAACAGTATAATATGATGTCTTTGAGCACAGATTATAGCAACGAATCTTTTGTCTCTGCAATGGAGAGTAAGACATTACCAATATATGGAGTTCAGTTTCATCCTGAAAAGAATTCATATGAGTGGAATATTAATTCAACTGGCATTCCACATTCTGCTGAAGCCACTCGTGTTGGACaatattttgctgaattttttgtgaatgaaG CTCGTAAAAGTGGCCATTCATTCCCTTCACCAGAGGAAGAAGCTCGTGCCTTGATTTACAATTATGAGGCATTTCCTACAGGTTTCATCGGTGCCGCATTTGATCAATGTTACTTATTTAATTAG
- the LOC124159059 gene encoding gamma-glutamyl hydrolase-like isoform X3 — translation MIRASTIKINNFGESAKNVAADCWKMATLVWNGINQRDEYYDNIVNSVNGVLYPGGGVDLKDSGYGRAGQLIYNLATHLNTVGDYFPVWGTCLGFEMLTFIATGKRILTDCSANNEALPLKFSDGYQESKLFQNAPEEILSLLQTKPITANFHHFCLTEKNFVSSGLGEQYNMMSLSTDYSNESFVSAMESKTLPIYGVQFHPEKNSYEWNINSTGIPHSAEATRVGQYFAEFFVNEARKSGHSFPSPEEEARALIYNYEAFPTGFIGAAFDQCYLFN, via the exons ATGATCCGTGCTTctacaataaaaattaacaattttggtGAATCCGCTAAAAATGTGGCTGCTGACTGCTGGAAAATGGCAACACTGGTTTGGAATGG gatAAATCAAAGAGATGAGTACTACGATAACATTGTGAATTCTGTTAATGG TGTACTCTATCCTGGAGGTGGTGTGGACTTAAAAGATTCAGGATATGGCCGAGCTGGTCAATTAATTTATAATCTAGCAACTCACCTAAATACTGTTGGTGATTACTTTCCAGTATGGGGAACATGTCTTGGCTTTGAAATGTTGACATTTATTGCTACTGGGAAGAGAATCTTAACTGATTGCTCAGCAAATAATGAAGCTCTTCCATTGAAATTTAGTGATG GGTATCAGGAAAGCAAGCTATTTCAGAATGCACCTGAGGAAATTTTGAGCTTGCTGCAAACTAAACCTATCACTgcaaattttcatcatttctgcCTTACTGAAAAG AATTTTGTTTCTTCTGGCTTAGGTGAACAGTATAATATGATGTCTTTGAGCACAGATTATAGCAACGAATCTTTTGTCTCTGCAATGGAGAGTAAGACATTACCAATATATGGAGTTCAGTTTCATCCTGAAAAGAATTCATATGAGTGGAATATTAATTCAACTGGCATTCCACATTCTGCTGAAGCCACTCGTGTTGGACaatattttgctgaattttttgtgaatgaaG CTCGTAAAAGTGGCCATTCATTCCCTTCACCAGAGGAAGAAGCTCGTGCCTTGATTTACAATTATGAGGCATTTCCTACAGGTTTCATCGGTGCCGCATTTGATCAATGTTACTTATTTAATTAG